A stretch of DNA from Tachysurus vachellii isolate PV-2020 chromosome 4, HZAU_Pvac_v1, whole genome shotgun sequence:
acgctaacacacacacagcactgacacacacacacccacgctaacacacacagcactgacacacacacgctaatacacacacacacacagcactgacacacacactaatacacacagcactgacacacacagcactgacacacacacaacactgacacacacacgctaacacacacagcactgacacacacacagcactgacacacacacagcactgacatacacatacatgctaACACACCATTTCATTGATTCAATCCTGTATATCTCTCACATTGTTTCTTCCTGTCTGTTCCTCAGACTGCAGGATGCTCTGGAATGAAACAGAGGAGAAGAACTGAAGCCATGGAACCTGTTCAATTCTGACTTTTAGGCTCAGTCACATTTTACCTAAATTGAcgttaaagaaaacattaaagtTGCAACCTTTTCCAACATGTCTGTATTTTCTGTAAActgaaaaaatgaacaaatacagtttttgtgtgtatgtgtgtgtgtgtgtgtgtgtgtgtgtgtgtgttatagtaaaATACTGAGTGACAGGGTGGAtgaggagtgatgagtgagaaGGAGTGATGAGGAGTGAGGAAGAATGAGGAGTATTGATGAGGAGagagggtgtttgtgtgtagtgtgtgtatgtgagtgtgtgtatgtgtgtgagtgtgtatgtgtgtatgtatgtgtgtgtgtgtgtgtgtgtagatgtctgaagatgtggagaacttcaagttccagcttcacctctgaatgagacacagagctcacactggagactccttcagtacatcatacacacacacacacacacacacacatacacactcacacacatacacacactcacatacacacacactacacacaaacacacatacacaccacacacacctacatacacatactacacacccacacacgaaaacacacacatacacagcacacacatacacacacaaacacacacacacacaaacacacacaccacacacaaacacacacacaacacacacacaaacacacaaatacacacatacacaaacatacacaaacatacaccacacacattcaaaaacatacacacatacacacacaaacacacaaatatacacatactgtacacaaacatacacacacatacacatacaccacacacattcaaaaacatacacacacaaacacacaaatatacacatacacaaacatacacacacatatacatacaccacacacattcaaaaacatacacacaaacacacacatacatacacacacacacaagcacacacacaaacacacacacacacaggtgaactgggacatttttgttttctacagTTAGACCCTGTGTATATTCGGAAGGCTGGAGTTACTCAAACATTCCCTAATAAAAagaattctgttttattctgtttagaaGAATGGGAGCAGTTACACCTcaaaatacataatatatgtatgttttggggttttctggccctgaaattaGCTCCGCCCCAGATGGATCTAAAATGTCTTGTTAGTCCTTAAAAGGAAGTCCAGAGACAGAAGTTTCAGCAGAATGGGTAGAGTCAGTCTTTCGACTGTtattcacctcacacacagcagGGGGTGCCAAAACTTGTTCCGTGCTCCTGGTCTGATCGCCTATTCTCACGGAGCTATTTCATCAATCCTGAAGTTCTAACCCTGGTTGGAGACTCggtggtcaccttgccagggattgatctgcatggtcagtcagtgactcatgggattgtggGTGAAGccacccggagactgtcatgtcTTCTCTGAGCCAGTGtcgacacacaaacacacacacacaaacacacacacacacacacacacacaggtgaactGGGCCATTTTTGTTCAAGGTTTTCTACAGTTAGACCCTGTGTATATTCGGAAGGCTGGAGTTACTCAAACATTCCCTAATAAAaagaattctgttttatttacatacagaaaaaaGTCAGAAGAACTTCACATGACTGAATGTAGATGTAGTTTTTACTTGGATACACATCAGATTTAGTTTTGTGGTAGTTCAGTGCTTTAGATACaagacctcacctttaacccTCAGCTGCTCAGTTCTAAAAAATAAGTTTGAGTTGCTGTGGATATTCTGATAAAGATGtggataaggacatctgatAAAGGTGAAATATTTCCTACAAGATGTCACGTGTTGATTCAAATTTACATGACTTACATGACCATGTGTGAAAACACATGGGCACATCCAGGAAAAAACCTGTATGGTCATTTAAAAAACGTGGAACTGGCAACCTCATTACTAGCACAGACCTGGAGCAGAGCTGGAATTGTTTTAGGTAAAAAAGAGTGTTGGAGGGGGAGGGGCAGCTTGGGGTGGGACTGTGGTGTGGACTGTGGTGTGGGGGTATATTGTAGCATGGGGGCAGGGCTGTGGACGGTGTGGACCATGTCACTGAGAGGGTGAAGGAGCACCAGAAGGAAGACCAGAGTGGTCTGGTGTATCAGCGAGGAACTGAACATTTTGATATGTTACTGTGGAGATGCAGAGAAATGAGGAGGTGAGAtaactgtttctgtgtgtgtgtgtgtgtgtgtgtgtgtgtgtgtctgtgtgtgtgtgtgtatgagtgtgagtatatgtgtgtgtgtgtgtgtgtgtgtgtgtgagtgagtttgtgtgtgagtgtgtgtgtgtgagtttgtgtgtgtgagtgtgtgtgtgtgagtgagtgtgtgtgtttgtctgtttgagtgtgtgtgtgtgtgtgtgtgtgtgtgtgtgtgtgagtgtgtgtgtgtgagtttgtgtgtgtgtgtatgtgtgtgaaatatgaTAATCTTGCAGTTCTTGCATCAGTGGGgttttttagaaaaatatacaaagaTAGAGCGATATTTATGAtaaacagcagagagagagagacgtttagcattgaaaagagagagaatggaggGATATTAAAGAGGTAACAGTTGTTTCTCTTGTCCTCTTTGACATGTGGTCtgtaaaacacattaacacacaccactatcAGCTtctacacactgagacaaagTCCAATACACCGTTATGATCATtcattacattgtgtgtgtatgtgtgtgtgtgtatgtatgtgtgtgtgtgtatgtgtgtatgtatgtatgtttgtgtgtgtgtgtgtgtgtaggtgtatgtttgtctgtgtgtgtgtgtgtatgtttgtgtgtgtgtatgtatgtaggtttgtgtgtgtgtatgtatgtttgtgtgtgtgtatgtttgtgtgtgtgtgtatgtgtttgtatgtgtgtgtatgtatgtttgtgtgtatgtatgtatgtttgtgtgtgtgtgtatgtatgtttgtgtgtgtatgtatgtatgtttgtgtgtgagtgtgtgtgtgtatgtatgtttgtgtgtgtgtgtatatgtttgtatgtgtgtatgtatgtttgtgtgtgcgtgtatgtatgtatgtatctttgtgtgtgtatgtatgtttgtgtgtgtatgtatgtatgtttgtgtgtgagtgtgtgtgtgtatgtatgtttgggtgtgtgtatgtatgtttctgtgtgtgtgtgtgtgtgtgtatgtttgtatatgtgtatgtatgtttctgtgtgtgtgtgtgtgtgtgtatgtttgtatatgtgtatgtatgtttgtgtgtgcgtgtatgtatgtatgtttgtgtgtgtatgtatgtttgtgtgtgcatgtatgtatgtatgtgtgtgtatgtatgtttttgtgtgtgtgagtatgtatgtttgtgtgtgtctgtgtttgtgtgtgtgtatgtatgtttgtgtgtgtgtatgtttgtgtatgtgtatgtttgtgtgtgtgtgtgtgtgtgtgtgtgtatgtatgtttgtgtgtgtgtatgtatgtttgtgtgtgtatgtttgtgtgtgtgtgtgtgtatgtatgtttgtctgtgtgtgtatggatgtttgtgtgtgtttgtatgtatgtttgtgtgtgtgtatgtttgtgtgtgtgtatgtttgtgtgtgtgtatgtatgtttgtgtgtgtgtgtgtttgtgtgtgtgtttgtatgtttgtgtgtgtgtgtgtgtatgtttgtgtgtgtgtgtgtttgtgtgtgtgtgtttgtgtgtgtgtacgtatccAGCAGTACTAAAGCATGTGgcctgtgtgtgcagtgtgtgatgacTTTAAGCTGAGACATTGCAGTATTTTCGAAACTTTGAGTGAAAAATAACATTGTTTACGTCAGAAAAACTTCTGTTTAATACAAAACGGTGACAAGATTcaggttttgtttcattttgtttccggatttttttaaaaagaatttcttacattcaatttaattcagatGTCATTTATCATGAAAAAGGAAATCTTTAATCCACGAAAAAGTTTGAGAATGTGCTAAACAAGTCGAGTAACATTGTAATATAACATCATTAAAATATcagtaaatataattaaatatcagTAGAATATGGCCCCATACTGAGAATTTATAAATCACTTGGTGTAAGATGTGCATTTTAAATTGGcaaattaaacacaatttaaatttattttaaaatactaaattaaacttttaatttttatttttattttttaaaatatttttgtaaagtggctttgagacaatgttcagTTTCATGTCTAATGCTTGTCAAGTTCTATAcaaaaaaactgaattgaattgcaaATCAATTAAAGgacaatataaaagaaaataatcttcactgtgggctgtgtgtgtgtgtgtttgtgcgtgcgtgtgtgtttgtgtgtgtgtgtgtgtgtgtgtgtgtgtgcgtgcgtgtgtgtgcgtacgtgtgtgtgtccagaggATGTTCTCTTTGTAAATAGATCCCAGGCTAAATTCCTGACATTCCATAGCCCgcctttttttttggagatgTGGGGGGAGGAGCACAGGATACACACAATATACCAACAAagagatattatatatatatatttcatggtGCTGTTGAGTTCTGGATTGTGAATTTTCAGAATTCTCTATAAGAGCAGGTGTGACACAAGTGCAGCTGCAAAttataggtttatattaatagacTTGCTCTAAAACACcatgtttctatagcaacatcaCATTCACAAGTACAGCCGACTTTGCTTTGTGAAACCTTTAActaaattcacattttattcatttaagacTTTCTGTTAAATTGGATATGGGGCGGAGCTTTTAAAGTACAATTAGAACTTAACGGTTGTAAACCAATCAAGTCTGATATGCAGACTATTATTTGCTACCTGGAGCCTGGAGCTAAGCTACATGCTAAACTAGCCAGCTAACAATCTCAGCTAACGGAATTGTTGTGACTCATTTGCATATGTCTCTGTCTGCTAGATGTGGTAAAGATGCACTGGTCATCTGAGTGGGCAGAACAACACTATGACATCACTTCCACCACATCACCTCCTGCCCACCCTAAACCTGTTCCATACCCACAGCACAGTCATCCTGCTTTCTCCGGTTATTCCGACGATATCGGTGCTCTCAGTGCCTCCACCTTGCTGAAGCGCTATGCCGAGCGGTATTCCTTCAGTCCGGTCTACCCAGAGCCCGGAGCGTTCCGAAGAAGTGAGCCCGCCCAGGATGCCTGGTCAGTGGGCTACAACCCAGATGGGATAGATGGAATAAAAGGTTCATTAGCAAGTGCAAGTAACCTTTCAGAGCAAATTGGTAATGGGCACATATCTCAGGATTATACCTCCACCTACACCGGGTCACACTTGTATCCTCGACCCACTTACTTGCACCAGCCTGCTTTTGCCTTACCTCCAAGCTACCCGCCTCCTGCCCCGGTCTATACCTATCCCTCTGGTCTAACCACCCCTAGTTCTCCTTCCCTGCTACCACCTATAAGCAGCAGCCTCCACACCACCCACAGTGCTCAGGCACTAAAGCGGCCTGAGGacacacaagaacacaacaAGCCTTTCGAATTTGATCAAAATAAAAGCACCAGAGTGTCACCTTACACAGCAAGGGGTAACACTGAGCATCCTATCAGCAATGGTATCCCAAATAGCAGTGCGGATCCACAGCACTTCAGACCAGACAGGCTTCTCCCTCAGCCAGATATGAAGGTAGACCAGGTGAGAAAGAGCAGCTATTCCCAGCCCTCAGAGACAACCTCTTATAATGGTGCTGAGCAATACACCTACCCCTGAGGTGGCTCGAATTATACAACCTAGTGGAGtgtttttacagcattttactcATCACTCTACATTTGAAAGAGAATGAAATAGTGGTGATGAGAGAATGTTAGTTGTTAAATTagattttagtttattattggGAATTTTAAAGAATTCACGCTCACACcaaattacattttatgatTCCTGGGTTCAAATAAAGTGAATCAAGTTTTTTACAAATGGATGTGTTTAGGGATGTACGTCATTCTTTCACCCCAGTAAAATTTTCTGGATTTATTCCTAGTGAAACCTGGGTGAGGTTTATTTCCCAGATAGATCTGTAAGAATGTCAGCATCTCAAAAATATATTGATATTCACAAACTGGCCTAAGCGCCACACAGCTTTGCTTTGTCCCACTGCGATGGTGAGGTTATCTAGGAGCCATTTATGTTCCTGCTTTACATACTGAACATTGCTGGTAGGTTTCATGCAAGCCACAGCCAATATTTACACTTCTGCCTCAGTAACCTTTTTTGAAATCCAAGGAACCTTTTCAAGAACTAAAGAAATTAATTTCATGATTGTGCAACTAGACAGAACTATTAAAGATCAAGTTCTATCAGCTTCCTCCATGTTTTGCCTCAATCTGCTGTTCTCACCCAGGAGATATCTGAACTCCTCAGTTCCTCAGAAGGTTCCTAAACCTTGGTGGAAACACAGCCTATATCCTTAGAGCTTTACATTTCCTTTTCCTCAGACTGACTATTGTTCTCTAACCCCCGCTCTGTAAGTAATCAATCAGGGTAGTGAAGCGTAAGCCACAGCAAGCACTAATCCCCCACACCAGTCAATAAATTCCAGTGTGGAGAGTGAAGATAGAGAAGGAAGGCGGGGAAATTTTAAAGATTAGGTTAATAGTCAGGTATTTATACTCAGGAAAATACTCAGGAATTTAgaatataaatgtttacaaGTTTTCTTTAAGAACATGATGTTTTAATGGAAACCTCTTATGTATCCTAGACATAAACTCGCACAAGTATTATGAGAAATATGCAATTTGTGAAACTTCAGAAGGAGAGTTTACTCTGCAAATCATAAATGTCTACATTATCTCAGGAATGATGGGAAAAGCTTGAGGAATGCAAAtgtcttttttacttttctgtttttattaatggaaaaaaatgttcatgctGAGAATCATTAACACTCATTATGCAGCCAATTAAGAAAGAATGTAGTCATCTGTGTGGTAACAGATTTGTCATGCTTACAGTGAACACTTTACAGAAACACTGTTACTTAAAGGTCCTAGCAGTATTgaataattctttttatttgctaTTGTTT
This window harbors:
- the si:dkey-195m11.8 gene encoding fidgetin-like protein 2; translated protein: MHWSSEWAEQHYDITSTTSPPAHPKPVPYPQHSHPAFSGYSDDIGALSASTLLKRYAERYSFSPVYPEPGAFRRSEPAQDAWSVGYNPDGIDGIKGSLASASNLSEQIGNGHISQDYTSTYTGSHLYPRPTYLHQPAFALPPSYPPPAPVYTYPSGLTTPSSPSLLPPISSSLHTTHSAQALKRPEDTQEHNKPFEFDQNKSTRVSPYTARGNTEHPISNGIPNSSADPQHFRPDRLLPQPDMKVDQVRKSSYSQPSETTSYNGAEQYTYP